A single window of Salvia splendens isolate huo1 chromosome 8, SspV2, whole genome shotgun sequence DNA harbors:
- the LOC121745621 gene encoding heterogeneous nuclear ribonucleoprotein 1-like: MDSFTDEAKLFIGGIGWETTEEHLRDHFGRYGEVAHAVVMRDRVTSQPRGFGFVVFSDPSVIPSVLQQSHSIEGRTVEAKRAMSREQQQTLKTGSNSTGGNFVGSENLKSKKIFVGGLPSTLKEDEFRGYFQDFGSVTDVVIMYDTNTGRPRGFGFISFTTEDSVDRVLQKTFHELKGKLVEVKRALPKDAVTGVGSRGSSRGYGSNFSSNESYTSPIGNSRMLQQTQPSNGGYHPNQPTSGGYQQTQPASGGYPPYSVYGGANYGYAGNSNPGYGAYGGYEVGGHGSANAGYSGPAGVYGNLGSPNTDFLKNQWSSQQAGYGASGYGQTANYGASVSWSNASRSSASGYAQAGRPPSGASQFVNKGYNYNGYGDDASHAYAGGNAMHPDGSWKPES; this comes from the exons ATGGACTCTTTCACCGATGAGGCGAAGCTCTTCATCGGCGGCATAGGCTGGGAGACGACGGAGGAGCACCTCAGAGACCATTTCGGCCGCTACGGCGAGGTCGCTCACGCCGTCGTCATGCGCGACAGAGTCACCTCTCAGCCCCGCGGCTTCGGCTTCGTCGTCTTCTCCGATCCCTCCGTCATCCCCTCCGTCCTCCAGCAATCGCATAGCATCGAAGGCCGCACC GTTGAAGCTAAGAGAGCGATGTCAAGAGAACAGCAGCAGACTCTGAAAACCGGAAGCAATAGTACTGGAGGAAATTTTGTAGGGTCTGAGAATCTCAAAAGTAAGAAGATATTTGTCGGGGGGTTGCCTTCTACCTTAAAAGAAGATGAATTTAGGGGATATTTTCAAGATTTTGGTAGTGTAACTGATGTAGTGATCATGTATGATACAAATACTGGCCGGCCACGTGGTTTTGGTTTCATCAGCTTTACCACAGAAGATTCTGTTGATAGAGTTCTTCAAAAGACCTTTCATGAGCTGAAAGGTAAGCTTGTCGAGGTAAAACGAGCACTCCCCAAAGATGCAGTCACAGGTGTTGGTTCTCGTGGAAGCTCCAGAGGCTACGGCTCGAATTTTTCTAGTAATGAATCATACACTAGTCCTATTGGAAACAGTAGAATGTTACAGCAAACACAACCATCAAATGGTGGTTATCACCCAAATCAACCTACAAGTGGTGGTTACCAACAGACACAACCAGCAAGTGGTGGTTATCCTCCTTATTCAGTTTATGGAGGTGCTAACTATGGTTATGCAGGGAATAGCAATCCTGGCTACGGTGCTTATGGTGGCTATGAGGTCGGTGGTCATGGAAGTGCCAATGCTGGTTATTCTGGTCCAGCAGGAGTTTATGGGAACCTAGGTTCACCAAATACcgatttcttgaaaaatcaatGGAGTAGCCAACAAGCTGGTTATGGTGCCTCTGGATATGGTCAAACTGCTAACTATGGGGCTTCTGTTTCTTGGAGCAATGCATCGAGGAGTAGTGCCAGTGGTTATGCACAAGCAGGAAGACCTCCGAGCGGTGCTTCTCAGTTTGTTAATAAAGGGTACAACTATAATGGTTATGGGGACGATGCATCTCACGCCTATGCTGGTGGGAATGCAATGCATCCCGATGGTAGTTGGAAACCGGAAAGTTGA